GCTCGTAAACGCCCTTCGCCATTTGGCGCGGGATGAACCACTGCACCATGCGTTCGGCGATCCGAGGGCTCATCCACTGCAAAATCTGGATCGACGTCTTGTCGGGAATACCTTCGGAGAGAAACTGCGAGATGATCTCGCTCGTCCGATCGTCGGCGCCGACCAGAGGCGAAACCTCCAGAATGAACCCGCGCGAGGCACTGTTGTAATAGAGCCCGGTCTTCGGATTGAAGCTGCGATACGGCAGCCAATCCGCAAACATCGGGATCGAGGTCGACGGCACCGCCTTATCGACCTTACGAGGCCCACCAAGCAAATCGCCCAGCAGTTTGTCGAACCAGCCAGCCATCAGTTGCCGTCCGGCGTCGGTTGAGCGGCCAGCGCGGGCGTCGACACAACAGCGTCGCCGGTGTCGCTGACTTGCGGGGTGCTGTTTGACGGCGGCACTTCGACGGGCTCCGGACCTTTCCGTCCCGCGAGACGTCGTTCGACTTCGGCGCGAAATGCCTCCCCCGTTACAGCCTTACCTGCCGCCCCCACCGCGGCGCTCGCTATTTCAGCAGGAGCCGGCGCGCCGGCGGCAAGCTCTACCAGCGACAATCGCGCGGGTCGGGGCGAGCCCGCCGCAATCTGGTTGTCGCCGTTCGCCGCGGCGGCGAACTGGGGCTCAACGTATACGATGGTTTCGTCGCGCCAACGACCGAAACGATCGGTCCTCGCCGGCAAGACCACTTTTAGCGAACCCGCCGACTGGGGAACCGACGCATTCGGAGCCGCCGCACCCGCCACAGCGCCTGAGGCGACCCCGCCTGTCATCGCCGCAATGGCCTGATCGTCGATGTTCGAGGTAGGCGAGCAAATCCCGTCCGGTGCGCGGCAGATGAAATTGCCCTTGATATTGCCGCCCATCGACGCGCACCCGCCGAGGGAAATGAGGCAAGCCCCTGCGACCAGACCCAAGCTACGCATATCGTCAGCTCCTTCCGTTGCCGATTTCGAGAATCTGAGCGCGCCTCGACCGAACGGATCGCAGCGCCATCGCTCCACCCGCCATGCTGGCGAACAGGATCATGCAAATCGCCAAGGCTTTGAAAAACGCGAACATCAGAGCGAACCGACCTGCCGGTCCGAACTCCGCGAAGTAGGAATTGACGATGATGATCATCCCGACCTGGCTTGCCAGGAACAGGACAAAAATTGCCCCGCCCAATCGATCGACGGGAGCCATCAGCGGCCTCCCTTCAGCCAAGTCTCGAGCACCGCGCGCGGGCGATAGCCCTCCAGAACCGTGCCATCCGAGCGAACGAGCACCGGCGTCCCGCTGAACCCGTGCGATCGCGCAAAATTCTCATTGGCGTCGAGACCGCTGGTGTCACACGATGCCGGCGCCACCTCCGCACCCGCATAAGCGGCTCGAAGGGCCCGCGGCTTGTCCTTGGCGCAATAGACGCGGTTCGAAAGATCGCGTGTTCCAAGCGTCGAAATCGGACGCTCAATGACACGCACATTCATCTGCTCGAGCTCGTTGGCAAGGGCACGGCAAAAGCCGCAATGAAGATCCGTGAAGATAGTAACGGGAGTGCCCGAAGGATTGCCCCAGACGATCGCGCCGGTCGCCGGGAGCTTGGACAGGTCGACCTTCTGAGCGGCAGCGGGCGGCGGTGCTGCTCGACCTGCCGGACCGGCGGCCGCCATCTGCGGAACCGGCGTTTCGCTTTCTTCTTCGAGACCCGCCTTCGCCGCTCCACCCAGCAGCATATCGGGGTTCATTTCGAGAAGCTTTGCGGCCGTCAGGTCTTGTCGCGATTCCATGTCATAGACGCGGCCGACGATGAGATAGCGCGCGGTCCCGTCGACGTAGAAGAGGGTCTTCCCGGCAACCACCTCGCAAAGTCCCGCGACCTTGTCGCAGTCGATCGCCGACACTTGTGTTTTCGGCAGGCGCGTCTTGAGCAGCGCGGAGACCCGCGTGGGCTCGAGCCGATCGGCGGCGTAGACTGCCGTCGCGGCGCCCCCAAGAAGCAATGCGGCGACTAAACCAATCTTGAGCTTCATGTTCAGCCCTTTCATCAATTGCGAATGAATGCGCCGTCGAGAAACACGATCTCGACTTCGACGCCGGTCGGCATCTCGATGACGGGCTGATATTGTTCAGCGCGCTCGATGAGATATTGGGAGAGCATGTCGCCGGCCTGGCTCACGCCTTCGCCGATACCGCCCTTGGCGATGTCTCCCGTGGACAGCTTCTGACGCTCGCCGTTCACGACGGTCGTCGTACCCGAGAGGAAGCTGTTCGAGTTGGCCGAGAAGCCGCGGCCGATACCGCCGACAAGGCCGGCGAAGAATGCCTGCATCGTCAGGCTACCTTCGCGGCTGACCACGCGCCCGCGCACGCCGGTCTTGCCACCGAACGCGATGAAGCCCTTGACCTCGCTCTCGGCGTATCGCCCTCCCGGCTGCGGGCACGTCATCTTCGCAAGCTTCACATAAACCTTCTCCGACGAGAGATCGCCGCGAGCTGCGCCGTTGACCAGACAGCCATCGATCCGCGTCGTCAGCACCTTGCCGTTCTGCGCGACCGACCGCGCGGGCCCGACGATACGAAGGACAACGGGCAGCGGATCCGACTGCGACTGGACGTTTGACGCCGCGTCGACGCCCACGATAACGCGCGCTTTGGCATAGCTGTTCGCGGGCAAGTAATTGGGGCTGTCCGATGCGAAAAGATTGCCGGTCGGTGCGGCTTTGGATCCTCCACCGGTCGACGCCGGCGTTGCTGCAAAGCTGATGACCTTGAGCTCGCGTCGCGCTTGAGCTGCCGCGACCGCCCCGCCGCCCGTCGGATCGTAGGCGGCGGGGCCGCCAGCGCCATAGAGGGCGGTCGGACCCGCGGACGGCCGAGCGCCAGCCTGTGCTGCCGCCAACTGCTCCTTCAACGACCGATTTTCATCGTCATAGGCCGAAAGAACCCGTGTCCCTTCGGACGCCATATTCTGGTTCTCCGAGCGCAGCGCGTCGATTTGCGCCTGCATCTGGTCGAGCTGATCGCCCTGCCCCTGCATCCGGCGGAGCTGATTATCCTGCTGCGTGAGCCGATTTTCCGACATCGACAGCCATTCTTTCTCCGAAAGATTGCGGGCCGCGAGATCATCGGTCGAAACCTTGATGTTCTCCGAGGCCATATCCTTCGGCGCGTTCGGATCGTCTTCAGCACCACCGGCGAAGAAGAGCCAATAGACTGCGGCCGTCAGCAAAAGTCCGCCAACGCCAAAGAGCAGCATCCGCTGCCGCTTTTCGACGCCTTCGTTGACTGTGAGGCTCGCGCCTTCCGGAACCGAGGGCGCGGCCGCGGCTTCGCCGCGCGGCGCGCCTCGCTTCAGAAATGACCCCAGACCTGCCATGATTAGCTCCCTTCCTTCCGGGTGACGACGTAGGCCGACGTCGCCTGTCGCGGCGCCAGCTTCGGATTGGCGATCGACACGGCGAGCGCGTCGGAGGGCGCGATGCGCCCTTCGGAGATTTCGATGGGAGCCGACGAGCTGTTCTCGATCCGCACCACGCGGCCGACGACATCCAGCCCCTCATATTCGGCAACGAGCTGG
The DNA window shown above is from Sphingopyxis sp. DBS4 and carries:
- a CDS encoding DsbC family protein; translation: MKLKIGLVAALLLGGAATAVYAADRLEPTRVSALLKTRLPKTQVSAIDCDKVAGLCEVVAGKTLFYVDGTARYLIVGRVYDMESRQDLTAAKLLEMNPDMLLGGAAKAGLEEESETPVPQMAAAGPAGRAAPPPAAAQKVDLSKLPATGAIVWGNPSGTPVTIFTDLHCGFCRALANELEQMNVRVIERPISTLGTRDLSNRVYCAKDKPRALRAAYAGAEVAPASCDTSGLDANENFARSHGFSGTPVLVRSDGTVLEGYRPRAVLETWLKGGR
- a CDS encoding TraB/VirB10 family protein, which gives rise to MAGLGSFLKRGAPRGEAAAAPSVPEGASLTVNEGVEKRQRMLLFGVGGLLLTAAVYWLFFAGGAEDDPNAPKDMASENIKVSTDDLAARNLSEKEWLSMSENRLTQQDNQLRRMQGQGDQLDQMQAQIDALRSENQNMASEGTRVLSAYDDENRSLKEQLAAAQAGARPSAGPTALYGAGGPAAYDPTGGGAVAAAQARRELKVISFAATPASTGGGSKAAPTGNLFASDSPNYLPANSYAKARVIVGVDAASNVQSQSDPLPVVLRIVGPARSVAQNGKVLTTRIDGCLVNGAARGDLSSEKVYVKLAKMTCPQPGGRYAESEVKGFIAFGGKTGVRGRVVSREGSLTMQAFFAGLVGGIGRGFSANSNSFLSGTTTVVNGERQKLSTGDIAKGGIGEGVSQAGDMLSQYLIERAEQYQPVIEMPTGVEVEIVFLDGAFIRN